The following proteins are encoded in a genomic region of Rhizobium sp. ZPR4:
- a CDS encoding gamma-glutamyltransferase family protein has translation MTAFTTRPEILGTFGVVTSTHWIASAVGMSILEKGGNAFDAAVATGFVLQIVEPHLCGPGGDMPAILYSKKKDKIEVICAQGPAPAGATIEHYTREGLKLIPGDGLLATVIPGAFDGWMLMLRDYGRLTVRDVLEPAIHYAEKGHPVLPRVSATITGLAEFYRNEWPTSYETWLPGGATPEPWSNFKNPVLAETWKRVVAEAESKSDREAQIEAARDAYYRGFVAEAIDTYVSKTKVMDASGERHKGVLTADDMANWQATIEAPQTYDYHGWTVAKIGPWGQGPVFLQTLALLKGFDIASMDPAGADFVHTVTEAMKLAFADREVYYGDPNFTNVPLETLLSDTYADERRRLISPEASLALRPGRLPGFESQYDLTMTMLEVPEAKSGAVYEPTMSHLTEKRGDTVHIDVIDREGNMVSVTPSGGWLQSSPIIPGLGFCLNSRAQMFWLQPGLPSSLAPGKRPRTTLTPTMALHEGRPTLAFGTPGGDQQEQWQLSFFLRYVHHGLNLQEAIDKPLFHSTHFPSSFYPRTREPGGLTAEANFSADVLDTLRKKGHQLTVAPEWTVGRLTAARRDADGLLRAAATPRLMQAYAVGR, from the coding sequence ATGACCGCATTCACCACACGCCCCGAAATCCTCGGCACCTTCGGCGTCGTCACCTCGACGCATTGGATCGCTTCCGCCGTCGGCATGAGCATTCTCGAAAAGGGTGGCAACGCCTTCGACGCCGCCGTTGCCACCGGTTTCGTGCTACAGATCGTCGAGCCGCATCTCTGCGGGCCGGGCGGCGACATGCCGGCCATCCTCTATTCGAAGAAGAAGGACAAGATCGAGGTCATCTGCGCCCAGGGACCAGCGCCGGCCGGTGCAACGATCGAACATTACACGCGCGAGGGATTGAAGCTGATCCCCGGTGATGGCCTGCTTGCGACCGTCATCCCCGGAGCCTTCGACGGCTGGATGCTGATGCTGCGCGATTATGGCCGGCTGACGGTCCGCGACGTCCTCGAACCGGCGATCCACTATGCCGAAAAGGGGCACCCCGTCCTGCCGCGCGTCTCCGCCACGATCACAGGTCTTGCCGAATTCTATCGCAACGAATGGCCGACCTCCTACGAGACCTGGCTTCCGGGCGGTGCCACTCCCGAACCCTGGTCCAACTTCAAGAACCCCGTTCTTGCCGAAACCTGGAAGCGGGTCGTGGCCGAAGCGGAAAGCAAGAGCGATCGTGAAGCGCAGATCGAAGCCGCCCGCGATGCCTATTACCGCGGCTTCGTCGCAGAGGCGATCGACACCTATGTCAGCAAGACCAAGGTCATGGATGCGAGCGGTGAACGCCACAAGGGTGTGTTGACCGCCGACGATATGGCCAACTGGCAGGCGACGATCGAGGCGCCACAGACCTACGACTATCATGGCTGGACGGTCGCCAAGATCGGCCCATGGGGTCAGGGACCCGTCTTCCTGCAGACGTTGGCACTACTCAAGGGTTTCGACATCGCCAGCATGGATCCAGCCGGTGCCGATTTCGTCCACACCGTCACCGAGGCGATGAAACTCGCCTTTGCCGACAGAGAGGTCTATTACGGCGACCCCAATTTCACGAATGTACCGCTCGAAACCCTGCTTTCGGATACTTATGCCGACGAGCGCCGCCGGCTGATTTCGCCGGAAGCTTCACTTGCTTTGCGCCCCGGCAGATTGCCTGGCTTCGAAAGCCAGTACGATCTCACTATGACGATGCTCGAAGTACCGGAAGCCAAGAGCGGCGCGGTCTACGAGCCGACAATGTCGCATTTGACCGAAAAGCGCGGCGATACCGTGCATATCGATGTCATCGACCGAGAGGGCAACATGGTGTCGGTGACGCCATCCGGCGGCTGGCTGCAGTCCTCGCCGATCATTCCCGGCCTCGGCTTCTGCCTGAATTCCCGCGCACAGATGTTCTGGCTGCAACCCGGCCTGCCCTCCTCACTTGCGCCGGGCAAGCGGCCGCGCACGACGCTGACCCCGACGATGGCGCTGCACGAGGGGCGCCCGACCCTTGCCTTCGGCACGCCCGGCGGCGATCAGCAGGAGCAATGGCAGCTCTCCTTCTTTCTGCGCTATGTCCATCATGGGCTGAACTTGCAGGAAGCAATCGACAAGCCGCTGTTCCACAGCACGCATTTCCCGAGCTCCTTTTATCCGCGTACACGCGAGCCGGGCGGCCTGACGGCGGAGGCGAATTTCAGCGCTGATGTGCTGGATACGCTCCGCAAGAAAGGCCATCAGTTGACTGTCGCGCCGGAATGGACCGTGGGCCGCCTCACGGCAGCGCGGCGTGACGCGGATGGCCTCTTGCGCGCCGCAGCAACTCCGCGTTTGATGCAAGCCTACGCTGTCGGGAGATAG
- a CDS encoding ABC transporter permease subunit: protein MHISPYVALFPAFAIVLLAYVVTVVWNIWISFTDSKVLPVNIFVGTKQYERLFATARWLISLQNVVVFGILFIAGCLILGFLLAVALDQKVRFENTFRTIFLYPFAMSFIVTGLVWQWIMNPTLGLQKVADSVGFTWFRFDWIVQSDLALYVIVLAGIWQSSGLVMAIMLAGLRGVDRELWKATRIDGIPSWRVYLHIVIPILRPTIITASVLLAIAVVRVYELVLATTGGGPGISTEVPGKFIMDYLFGRGNIGLATGASTVMFITVVILVTPWLYYEYFREKPRGN from the coding sequence ATGCATATTTCGCCCTATGTGGCCCTGTTTCCGGCCTTCGCCATTGTGCTCCTGGCCTATGTCGTCACTGTCGTTTGGAACATCTGGATATCTTTCACCGACAGCAAGGTATTACCCGTCAATATCTTCGTCGGCACCAAGCAATATGAGCGGTTGTTTGCAACCGCGCGCTGGCTGATATCGCTGCAGAACGTTGTCGTTTTCGGTATTCTCTTCATTGCCGGCTGTCTGATCCTCGGCTTTCTTCTGGCCGTCGCGCTCGATCAGAAGGTCCGCTTCGAAAATACCTTCCGGACGATCTTTCTCTATCCCTTCGCCATGTCCTTCATCGTCACCGGGCTGGTATGGCAGTGGATCATGAACCCGACGCTCGGCCTGCAGAAGGTTGCCGACAGCGTCGGCTTTACCTGGTTTCGCTTCGACTGGATCGTCCAGAGCGATCTGGCGCTTTATGTCATCGTGCTTGCCGGCATCTGGCAATCATCGGGCCTTGTCATGGCGATCATGCTGGCGGGTCTGCGCGGCGTTGACCGCGAATTGTGGAAGGCGACGCGCATCGACGGCATACCAAGCTGGCGCGTCTATCTGCACATCGTCATCCCGATCCTGAGACCGACCATCATCACAGCCAGCGTGCTTTTGGCGATTGCTGTCGTCAGGGTCTACGAACTTGTGCTGGCGACCACGGGCGGCGGTCCCGGAATCTCGACGGAAGTGCCAGGCAAGTTCATCATGGATTACCTCTTCGGGCGCGGCAATATCGGCCTTGCAACCGGGGCATCGACCGTGATGTTCATCACCGTGGTGATCCTGGTGACGCCCTGGCTCTATTATGAATATTTCCGTGAAAAGCCGAGGGGGAACTGA
- a CDS encoding extracellular solute-binding protein yields MRKLMMALVGATALVAASVTGALAEGKKAEVLHWWTSGGEAAAVKELAKAFNAAGGEWVDTAIAGSGSTARPIGINRIIGGNPPTAMQFNTGTQMNELAQQGLLRPLDDLAKEQDWKSVLTPAFYQAIQFQGHIYGAPINDHGQNWVFYSKAVFTKAGVTEEPKTWDEMFAALDKIKAAGLIPVAVGGQPWQLQSMFNAILLGEGGKDLYAKVWKDLDTDAVKSDKFKHVAEVFAKLRNYQDPGSPNRDWNVATGMLIDGKAGIQFMGDWAKGEFIHAGLVADKDFGCILGPGESNFMMGGDIFVFPVLKDKTATDAQTLLATVIMSKEGQLAFNSKKGSVPVRLDVDTSKLDACAQKGLNALKDPSRQILAPDVLTPQDIVQTEGDLIAQYWTTPSMTADQFATQFAQVIEQAK; encoded by the coding sequence ATGCGCAAATTGATGATGGCATTGGTCGGCGCCACGGCGCTGGTCGCGGCGAGCGTGACCGGCGCTCTGGCCGAAGGCAAGAAGGCCGAAGTTCTGCATTGGTGGACTTCGGGCGGTGAGGCCGCAGCCGTGAAGGAACTGGCCAAGGCCTTCAACGCCGCTGGCGGTGAATGGGTGGATACCGCGATCGCCGGTTCCGGCTCGACTGCTCGTCCGATCGGTATCAACCGCATCATCGGTGGCAATCCGCCGACGGCGATGCAGTTCAACACCGGCACGCAGATGAACGAATTGGCCCAGCAGGGCCTGCTGCGTCCGCTCGACGATCTCGCCAAGGAGCAGGATTGGAAATCAGTTCTGACGCCGGCCTTCTATCAGGCCATTCAGTTCCAGGGCCATATCTATGGCGCTCCCATCAACGACCACGGCCAGAACTGGGTCTTCTATTCCAAGGCGGTCTTCACCAAGGCCGGTGTGACGGAAGAGCCGAAGACCTGGGATGAAATGTTTGCCGCGCTCGACAAGATCAAGGCCGCCGGCCTGATCCCGGTCGCCGTCGGCGGCCAGCCCTGGCAGCTGCAGTCGATGTTCAACGCCATCCTGCTCGGCGAAGGTGGCAAGGACCTCTATGCCAAGGTCTGGAAGGATCTCGACACGGATGCGGTCAAGTCCGACAAGTTCAAGCATGTGGCGGAAGTCTTCGCCAAGCTGCGCAACTATCAGGATCCGGGCAGCCCGAACCGCGACTGGAACGTTGCGACCGGCATGCTGATCGACGGCAAGGCCGGTATCCAGTTCATGGGTGACTGGGCCAAGGGCGAATTCATCCATGCCGGCCTCGTCGCCGACAAGGATTTCGGCTGCATCCTCGGACCGGGCGAATCCAACTTCATGATGGGCGGCGACATTTTCGTCTTCCCGGTCCTCAAGGACAAGACGGCGACCGACGCACAGACGCTGCTGGCGACGGTCATCATGTCGAAGGAAGGCCAGCTCGCCTTCAACTCCAAGAAGGGTTCCGTTCCCGTGCGTCTCGACGTCGATACGTCGAAGCTCGACGCTTGCGCTCAGAAGGGCCTGAATGCGCTCAAGGACCCGAGCCGTCAGATCCTTGCTCCTGACGTGCTGACCCCACAGGACATCGTCCAGACCGAGGGCGATCTCATCGCTCAATACTGGACGACGCCCAGCATGACGGCCGACCAGTTCGCCACGCAGTTTGCGCAGGTCATCGAACAGGCGAAGTAA
- a CDS encoding glutathione peroxidase: MTDNVLDIPVKRIDGSDTTLADYRGKVIMVVNVASKCGLTVQYEGLEKLYEEKCDEGLVIAGFPANDFKGQEPGSDKEILDFCTLTYDVQFPMFSKIAVTGEERHPLYNSLIASGVETTGDGPMRVRLADRGLHTGENGGIVWNFEKFLIGRDGKVAARFAPDVTADDPRLLSVLEKELARLG; this comes from the coding sequence ATGACCGATAACGTGCTCGATATTCCGGTAAAGAGGATCGATGGCAGCGATACGACGCTTGCCGACTATCGCGGCAAGGTCATCATGGTCGTCAATGTCGCGTCCAAATGCGGCCTGACGGTGCAGTACGAAGGACTGGAAAAGCTCTATGAGGAAAAGTGCGACGAAGGTCTGGTCATCGCTGGCTTTCCGGCCAACGACTTCAAGGGACAGGAGCCTGGCAGCGACAAGGAAATCCTGGACTTCTGCACGCTGACTTACGACGTGCAGTTCCCGATGTTCTCAAAGATCGCCGTCACAGGCGAAGAGCGCCATCCGCTCTATAACAGTCTCATCGCCTCAGGCGTGGAGACGACCGGAGATGGCCCGATGCGTGTCCGCCTGGCCGACCGCGGCCTGCATACCGGCGAAAACGGCGGCATCGTCTGGAATTTCGAAAAATTCCTGATCGGCCGTGACGGCAAGGTTGCGGCCCGCTTTGCGCCTGATGTAACGGCCGACGATCCGCGGCTGCTCTCGGTTCTGGAAAAGGAGCTGGCGCGCCTCGGCTGA
- a CDS encoding DUF1028 domain-containing protein, translated as MTWSIVAREPETGNLAIAVATRFFAVGSIVPHIRGGIGAVATQAFASPLYGIDGLAMLAAGNAPGQIVEALSARDEGREQRQFHLIDNRGSNAAFTGAKCIDWAGHLVDDNVSVAGNMLAGPQVISETLATFKKTAGKPLAERLLEAMRAGEDAGGDKRGKQSAALVIHRDQDYAWLNIRVDDSADPLAELERLYAVAQERYLHVAETMPTRQNPSGMTDRREIDEAIAALEAKRIAEGRPSASHATMAAPS; from the coding sequence ATGACCTGGTCGATCGTAGCCCGCGAGCCGGAAACCGGAAACCTCGCCATCGCCGTTGCCACGCGCTTCTTTGCCGTCGGCAGCATCGTGCCGCATATTCGCGGCGGCATCGGCGCGGTTGCGACGCAGGCCTTTGCCAGCCCCCTCTACGGCATCGACGGACTGGCCATGCTGGCGGCAGGCAATGCACCCGGCCAAATCGTTGAGGCGCTGAGTGCTCGCGACGAAGGCCGCGAGCAGCGGCAGTTTCATCTGATTGACAACAGGGGCAGCAACGCCGCCTTCACCGGCGCCAAGTGCATCGATTGGGCCGGCCATCTGGTCGACGACAATGTCTCGGTTGCCGGCAACATGCTGGCCGGGCCACAGGTGATTTCTGAAACGCTTGCGACCTTCAAGAAGACTGCCGGCAAACCACTCGCGGAACGGCTGCTCGAAGCGATGCGCGCCGGCGAAGACGCCGGCGGCGACAAGCGGGGCAAGCAATCGGCAGCACTCGTCATCCACCGCGACCAGGATTATGCCTGGTTGAACATTCGCGTTGACGACAGTGCCGATCCGCTCGCCGAACTCGAACGGCTCTATGCGGTTGCGCAGGAGCGCTATCTCCATGTCGCCGAAACCATGCCGACACGGCAGAACCCCAGCGGCATGACCGACCGGCGCGAGATCGACGAGGCGATCGCCGCTCTTGAGGCCAAGCGGATTGCCGAAGGCAGGCCTTCGGCTTCCCATGCCACGATGGCAGCGCCATCGTGA
- a CDS encoding class I SAM-dependent methyltransferase, translating to MREPDMQKLDTLVGRLVGDLGAAVSGVLVTLGDHLGLFKAMADGTPMTSAELADKVGVKERYVREWLSAQAAADYVSYNDETERFYLTPEQAMVFAEENSPAFFAGAFDVVQSMWIDEPKVVNAFKTGSGLGWHEHSACLFRGTERFFRTGYNSHLVSEWIPALDGMREKLEAGAIVADVGCGHGASTILMAEAYPNSTFFGFDYHLPSIERAKAAAREAGVAGRITFEQATAKDFPAADYDLVAMFDCLHDMGDPVGAGKHIKETLADDGTWMIVEPFAQDCLKDNLNPVGRVYYGASTMICTPASLSQEVGLGLGAQAGELKLRKVAMDAGYSHFRKATETPFNMVFEVRA from the coding sequence ATGCGCGAACCTGATATGCAGAAACTCGATACGCTTGTCGGGCGCCTGGTCGGCGATCTCGGCGCGGCGGTCTCGGGCGTGCTGGTAACGCTCGGAGACCATTTGGGCCTGTTCAAGGCCATGGCCGATGGAACGCCGATGACCTCGGCGGAACTGGCCGACAAGGTCGGCGTGAAGGAGCGCTATGTGCGTGAATGGCTGTCCGCTCAGGCAGCCGCCGACTATGTCAGTTACAACGACGAAACCGAGCGCTTCTATCTGACGCCGGAACAGGCAATGGTGTTTGCGGAGGAAAACAGCCCTGCTTTCTTCGCAGGCGCTTTCGATGTCGTTCAATCCATGTGGATCGACGAGCCGAAGGTCGTTAACGCCTTCAAGACTGGCAGCGGCCTTGGCTGGCATGAGCACAGCGCCTGCCTGTTCCGCGGCACGGAGCGCTTTTTCCGAACGGGCTACAACAGCCATCTCGTTTCGGAGTGGATACCGGCGCTCGATGGCATGAGGGAAAAGCTCGAGGCCGGCGCTATCGTCGCCGATGTCGGCTGCGGCCATGGCGCTTCTACCATCCTGATGGCCGAAGCCTATCCGAACTCGACCTTCTTCGGCTTCGACTACCATCTCCCGTCCATCGAACGAGCGAAGGCGGCAGCAAGGGAAGCAGGCGTTGCGGGCCGGATTACTTTCGAGCAGGCGACTGCCAAGGACTTCCCCGCTGCCGACTACGATCTTGTGGCGATGTTCGATTGCCTGCACGACATGGGCGATCCCGTCGGCGCCGGCAAACATATCAAGGAAACCCTCGCCGATGACGGCACCTGGATGATCGTCGAACCCTTCGCACAGGATTGCCTGAAAGATAATCTCAATCCGGTCGGACGCGTCTACTACGGCGCATCGACGATGATCTGCACTCCAGCCTCGCTGTCCCAGGAAGTCGGGCTCGGCCTGGGTGCGCAAGCCGGCGAGCTGAAACTGCGCAAGGTCGCCATGGATGCGGGTTATTCGCATTTCCGCAAGGCGACTGAAACGCCGTTCAACATGGTTTTCGAAGTCAGGGCATGA
- a CDS encoding ABC transporter ATP-binding protein — protein MPTVAAQMTNPGSQPVLSVSDLTTSFLVDGEWRTVVKDISFDVMPGETVAIVGESGSGKSVTSLSIMRLLARASSRIEGSIRLNGRDLLTLPEAEMRKVRGKDVAMIFQEPMTSLNPIFTIGRQISEALTCHGNISKAEAKAETIRLLEKVRIPNASSRFDEYPHQFSGGMRQRVMIAMALASRPKLLIADEPTTALDVTIQGQILDLIKVLQEEEGMSVLFITHDMGVVAEISDRTIVMYRGEAVETGKTDDIFHRGQHPYTRALLSAVPRLGSMKDQPQPLRFPVVDANTGERSEPKALADTVDHGKTPVLEVKNLVTRFELHGGLLARPTGAIHAVENVSFDLAQGETLSLVGESGCGKSTTGRSIMRLINPKSGEVRLDGYDVMKLNTLDLRRMRRSIQMIFQDPFASLNPRMTIGAAVAEPVIEHRLGTRAEAREKAADLLERVGLKADMMSRYPHEFSGGQRQRICIARALALDPKVIVADESVSALDVSIKAQVCNLLMDLQQSLNLSYLFISHDMAVVERVSHRVAVMYLGEIVEIGPRASVFENPQHPYTKKLMAAVPVPDPSRRGIRRNLAVDELKSPVRPVGYQPPARQYREVSRGHLVRMEEAA, from the coding sequence ATGCCGACCGTTGCAGCACAGATGACCAATCCGGGCTCCCAGCCTGTTCTTTCTGTCTCCGATCTCACCACGTCGTTTCTCGTCGATGGCGAGTGGCGCACGGTTGTCAAGGACATCTCCTTCGACGTCATGCCGGGAGAAACGGTCGCCATCGTCGGCGAAAGCGGTTCGGGCAAGAGCGTAACTTCGCTCTCGATCATGCGGCTGCTCGCCAGGGCAAGCAGCCGCATCGAAGGCTCCATAAGGCTCAACGGCCGCGATCTTCTGACTTTGCCGGAGGCCGAGATGCGCAAGGTGCGCGGCAAGGATGTCGCGATGATCTTCCAAGAGCCGATGACTTCTCTCAATCCAATCTTCACCATCGGTCGGCAGATTTCCGAGGCGCTGACCTGTCACGGCAATATTTCCAAGGCGGAAGCGAAAGCTGAAACGATCCGCCTCCTGGAAAAGGTGCGTATCCCCAATGCATCCTCGCGCTTCGACGAATATCCGCACCAGTTTTCTGGCGGCATGCGCCAGCGCGTCATGATCGCCATGGCGCTTGCCAGCCGTCCGAAACTTTTGATCGCCGACGAGCCGACGACCGCGCTCGACGTGACGATCCAAGGGCAGATTCTCGACCTCATCAAGGTGCTGCAGGAAGAGGAAGGCATGTCCGTCCTCTTCATCACCCACGATATGGGCGTCGTCGCCGAGATATCCGATCGGACCATCGTCATGTATCGCGGCGAGGCAGTCGAGACCGGCAAGACCGACGATATTTTCCATCGCGGCCAGCACCCTTATACCCGCGCCCTGCTGTCAGCCGTGCCGCGCCTCGGCTCGATGAAAGACCAGCCGCAACCGCTGCGCTTCCCGGTCGTGGACGCAAACACGGGTGAACGCAGCGAACCGAAGGCGCTCGCCGACACTGTCGATCATGGCAAGACCCCGGTGCTGGAAGTGAAAAATCTCGTCACCCGCTTCGAGCTTCACGGTGGCCTGCTCGCCCGTCCGACAGGCGCCATCCATGCCGTCGAGAATGTCTCCTTCGATCTCGCCCAGGGAGAAACGCTGTCACTGGTCGGAGAATCCGGTTGCGGCAAGTCGACGACCGGGCGCTCCATCATGCGCCTCATCAACCCCAAATCCGGCGAGGTTCGCCTCGACGGCTATGATGTGATGAAGCTCAATACGCTTGATCTGCGCCGGATGCGCCGCAGCATCCAGATGATTTTCCAGGACCCGTTCGCGAGCCTCAATCCGCGTATGACGATCGGGGCTGCGGTTGCCGAACCTGTCATAGAGCATCGCTTGGGCACACGCGCCGAAGCACGGGAAAAGGCGGCCGATCTTCTGGAACGCGTCGGCCTGAAAGCGGATATGATGAGCCGCTACCCGCACGAATTTTCGGGCGGCCAGCGCCAACGCATCTGCATTGCCCGCGCGCTCGCCCTTGATCCGAAGGTGATTGTCGCCGACGAAAGCGTCTCGGCGCTCGACGTGTCGATCAAGGCGCAGGTCTGCAATCTGCTGATGGATCTGCAGCAGAGCCTCAATCTCTCCTATCTCTTCATCTCGCATGACATGGCCGTGGTCGAGCGCGTCAGCCACCGCGTCGCCGTCATGTATCTCGGCGAGATCGTCGAAATTGGCCCTCGTGCATCCGTGTTCGAGAATCCGCAGCACCCCTATACCAAGAAGCTGATGGCTGCCGTTCCGGTGCCGGACCCGTCACGGCGCGGCATCCGGCGCAACCTTGCCGTCGACGAGCTGAAGAGCCCAGTACGCCCCGTCGGCTATCAGCCTCCAGCCCGACAGTATCGCGAAGTGTCCAGAGGCCATCTGGTTCGGATGGAAGAGGCCGCTTGA
- a CDS encoding ATP-binding cassette domain-containing protein — protein sequence MANVSIRELAIDFGSVSVLKSLNIEIQSGEFIVLLGPSGCGKSTLLNAIAGLTDITDGQIWIGDKNVTWEEPKDRGIGMVFQSYALYPTMTVEGNLSFGLRIAGMAKEEIAQRVDRAVQILQIDPLRKRRPGELSGGQRQRVAIGRALVRDVDVFLFDEPLSNLDAKLRTELRVELKRLHSGLGSTMIYVTHDQIEALTLADRIAVMSGGVIQQFATPKEIYRRPVNRFVAGFVGSPSMNFLSGQVTSNGGVPAFTLPDGRTIDLNGYDFSGTPGEGRKATLGVRPEQMQFQPAGGRAASLPATFTIVEPMGSDNLIWGQVGSETMSVRIDADEDVALDTEQPVYFQPALASLFGEDGQRL from the coding sequence ATGGCCAATGTTTCCATTCGCGAACTTGCAATCGATTTCGGCAGTGTCAGCGTCCTGAAATCGCTCAATATCGAAATACAATCCGGTGAGTTCATCGTGCTGCTCGGCCCCTCCGGCTGCGGTAAGTCGACCCTGCTCAACGCCATTGCCGGGCTGACCGATATCACCGACGGCCAGATCTGGATCGGCGACAAGAACGTCACCTGGGAAGAGCCGAAGGATCGCGGCATCGGCATGGTGTTTCAATCCTATGCGCTCTATCCGACGATGACGGTCGAGGGAAACCTCTCCTTCGGGCTGCGCATCGCCGGCATGGCGAAGGAAGAGATCGCCCAGCGTGTCGACCGCGCCGTGCAGATCCTGCAGATCGATCCTTTGCGCAAGCGACGGCCGGGCGAATTGTCCGGTGGTCAGCGCCAGCGTGTCGCGATCGGCCGCGCCCTGGTGCGAGATGTCGATGTCTTCCTGTTCGACGAGCCGCTCTCCAATCTCGACGCCAAGCTTAGAACCGAGCTGCGCGTCGAGCTGAAGCGCCTGCATAGCGGTCTCGGCTCGACGATGATCTATGTGACGCACGATCAGATCGAGGCTCTGACGCTTGCTGATCGTATCGCTGTCATGAGCGGTGGGGTCATCCAGCAATTCGCCACGCCGAAGGAGATCTACCGGCGCCCGGTCAATCGCTTCGTTGCAGGCTTCGTTGGCTCGCCTTCGATGAACTTCCTGTCGGGGCAGGTGACGAGCAATGGCGGTGTTCCGGCTTTTACATTACCTGACGGCCGGACGATCGATCTCAACGGCTACGACTTTTCCGGAACGCCCGGTGAGGGCCGCAAGGCTACGCTTGGTGTCCGGCCGGAGCAGATGCAGTTCCAGCCCGCGGGCGGGCGGGCTGCCAGCCTGCCGGCGACTTTCACCATCGTCGAGCCCATGGGCTCGGACAATCTGATCTGGGGTCAGGTCGGCAGCGAGACCATGTCGGTCCGCATCGATGCCGATGAGGATGTCGCGCTCGACACCGAGCAGCCGGTTTATTTCCAGCCGGCGCTCGCATCGTTGTTCGGCGAAGACGGGCAGCGTTTATAA
- a CDS encoding carbohydrate ABC transporter permease — translation MTTPSSVTGAMQGPTGRKPQHLTPGRIGLYLFLVIAALFFLLPLYVMLVTSFKSMPEIRQGNIFALPQMWSADAWVQAWSTACTGLECGGISVGFWNSVKILIPSMILSILISSLTGYALSFWRVRGANVLFAILLLGAFIPYQVFIYPLVLIYRDVGIYSTLPCIIITHTVFGLPVLTLLFRNYYSSLPMELFKAARIDGAGLWQIFFRLMIPMSIPILVVAAILQVTGIWNDFLFGVVFAGRENFPMTVQLNNIVNSTQGEKLYNVNMAATILTALVPLIVYFGSGRWFVRGITAGAVKG, via the coding sequence ATGACAACGCCATCTTCCGTCACAGGTGCCATGCAGGGTCCGACCGGGCGTAAGCCGCAGCATCTGACCCCCGGCCGCATTGGCCTCTATCTCTTTCTCGTCATCGCGGCACTGTTCTTCCTGCTGCCGCTCTACGTGATGCTCGTCACCTCGTTCAAATCCATGCCGGAGATCCGCCAGGGCAATATTTTCGCCCTTCCGCAGATGTGGTCGGCCGATGCCTGGGTTCAGGCGTGGAGCACGGCCTGTACCGGGCTTGAATGTGGCGGCATCAGCGTCGGCTTCTGGAACTCGGTGAAGATCCTAATCCCGAGCATGATTCTGTCGATCCTGATCTCGTCGCTGACCGGCTATGCGCTGTCCTTCTGGCGGGTTCGAGGGGCGAACGTGCTCTTTGCCATCCTGCTGCTCGGCGCCTTCATCCCGTATCAGGTCTTCATCTACCCGCTGGTCTTGATCTATCGCGATGTCGGCATCTATTCGACGCTGCCCTGCATCATCATCACCCATACGGTCTTCGGCCTGCCGGTGCTGACGCTTTTGTTCCGTAACTATTATTCGAGCCTGCCGATGGAACTTTTCAAGGCGGCCCGCATCGACGGCGCGGGGCTTTGGCAGATCTTCTTCCGGCTGATGATCCCGATGTCGATCCCGATCCTGGTGGTCGCGGCGATCCTGCAGGTGACCGGCATCTGGAACGATTTCCTCTTCGGCGTCGTCTTCGCCGGCCGGGAAAATTTCCCCATGACCGTGCAACTCAACAACATCGTCAACTCGACCCAGGGCGAGAAGCTCTACAACGTCAACATGGCGGCGACCATTCTCACCGCTTTGGTGCCGTTGATCGTCTATTTCGGCTCGGGTCGCTGGTTCGTGCGCGGCATCACCGCCGGTGCAGTCAAGGGATAG